From a region of the Alnus glutinosa chromosome 1, dhAlnGlut1.1, whole genome shotgun sequence genome:
- the LOC133871678 gene encoding disease resistance protein RPV1-like, which yields MFLSMVAQTLSSPSEPHSNHDVFLSFRGEDTRKTFTDHLYTALVHAGIHTFRDDDELPRGNHICTELLKAIHGSKVSIVVFSKGYASSSWCLDELVEILHCKNTIGQTFLPIFYDVNPSDVRKQTKSFAEAFSRHEERFQAEMERVQKWRVALTEAANHAGWDIQNVANGYESRLIEKIVEEVLHKVNNACLYIAKHPISIDYRAEKVKALLNLGTSDVRIVGIYGMGGIGKTTLAKAVYNQIYNGFEGSSCLLNIKEISEHLNGLVHVQEQLLSDVLKIKNLKIANVDRGINLIKERFRCKKLLVILDDVDHLKQLDSLAGSSEWFGAGSRIILTTRDEHLLTELGVHEKYKVEELNLRESLQLFSWHAFRMAHPIEDYRELSTRVVNYVRGLPLALEILGSYLSGRSTIEWKNALEKLQKHPHHQIQKILRMSYDSLDDDTMKDTFLDIACFFVGMDKDYAIEIFNGCGFFPDIGINILIERSLVTINAKNELRMHDLIRDMGREVVREMSPKDPGKRSRLWFHEDVLDVLNKHLGSEVIEGLNLSLPALEVEDVRIRLKTKAFAKMKNLRLLQIDGVDLTGCYEHLSKELRWLHWHKCPLKFLPPNFHLEKLVILDMQHSNIKQIWKDIKVFNKLKVLNLKDSKSLTQSPNFLALPQLEKLILEGCTSLVEVHESIGDLEKLLLLNLQRCKKLKNLPGSISNLYSLKTLDLSGCIKIDKLPKQSGNMIASTELLANGTTFRKLPRFLRFFNQFKIVSLSGCKAQSSRSWMSSFLSWISPKCKKPMKLLPISGLCCLTELNLVGCNLFEDEIPMAFGSLSSLYNLDLSKNNFYSLPRCIGHLPKLVHLSLNECTSLQSISELPASLGYLYASGCSSLQRFPNAPTQERLFTNFYMERCGSLTYDFREIFQFFSNCGDRYRSIVLCCGEVPNWFNHKRIGSNSISFQIPSLPKGQIKGLFLCVVCASTSMEKELYPAPYMSFPIYINNRRLGIPSPLMPVTFESGHSFGDCSFIMYIPNPFTEDEMASGMEMTISCRDVVEKDSAVVKKCGIHLVVDETKAIMDSEYSMDMMSANRDRDDDNYEAGSSND from the exons ATGTTCTTATCCATGGTTGCTCAAACCCTTTCATCACCTTCCGAACCTCATTCGAATCACGATGTCTTCTTGAGTTTCAGAGGTGAAGACACCCGCAAAACCTTTACCGATCACCTCTACACCGCCTTAGTGCATGCCGGAATTCACACCTTCCGAGATGACGACGAGCTTCCTAGAGGGAACCACATCTGTACCGAATTGTTGAAAGCTATTCATGGTTCAAAGGTTTCTATTGTAGTTTTCTCCAAAGGCTATGCTTCTTCCAGTTGGTGCCTTGATGAGCTTGTGGAGATCCTGCATTGTAAGAATACCATAGGCCAAACTTTTCTTCCTATATTTTATGACGTGAACCCCTCGGACGTGCGAAAACAAACCAAATCTTTTGCCGAAGCATTTTCTAGGCACGAAGAGCGGTTTCAAGCGGAGATGGAAAGGGTGCAGAAGTGGAGAGTAGCTCTTACTGAAGCTGCAAACCATGCCGGTTGGGATATCCAAAACGTTGCAAATGG GTACGAATCAAGGTTAATCGAGAAAATTGTTGAAGAAGTTTTGCATAAAGTGAACAATGCTTGCTTGTATATTGCCAAACATCCAATAAGTATAGATTATCGTGCTGAAAAGGTGAAAGCTTTATTAAATCTTGGAACAAGTGATGTTCGCATTGTAGGCATCTATGGCATGGGCGGAATCGGTAAAACAACATTAGCCAAAGCTGTTTATAACCAAATATATAATGGGTTTGAAGGAAGTAGTTGtcttttaaatattaaagaaatttcAGAGCATCTCAATGGTTTAGTTCATGTgcaagaacaacttctttcTGATGTATTAAAAATCAAGAACTTGAAGATTGCTAATGTTGATAGAGGAATTAATTTGATTAAGGAAAGATTTCGTTGTAAAAAACTTCTTGTTATCCTTGATGATGTGGATCACTTGAAACAACTCGATTCATTAGCTGGAAGTTCTGAATGGTTTGGTGCAGGAAGTAGAATCATTTTGACAACTCGAGATGAACATTTGCTAACCGAACTTGGAGTGCATGAAAAATATAAGGTTGAGGAATTGAATCTTAGGGAATCTCTTCAACTTTTTAGTTGGCATGCCTTTAGGATGGCTCATCCAATAGAAGATTACCGAGAGCTTTCAACTAGAGTAGTTAATTATGTGAGAGGGCTTCCATTAGCTCTTGAAATTTTGGGTTCCTATCTATCAGGAAGAAGTACAATTGAGTGGAAAAATGcattggaaaaattacaaaagcatCCTCACCACCAGATTCAGAAAATACTTAGAATGAGCTATGATTCACTAGATGATGATACTATGAAGGACACATTCCTTGATATTGCGTGTTTCTTTGTTGGCATGGACAAAGATTATGCCATcgaaatattcaatggttgtgGTTTCTTTCCGGATATTGGTATAAATATTCTCATTGAGAGGTCTCTTGTGACAATCAATGCCAAAAATGAGTTGAGGATGCATGATTTGATTCGGGATATGGGAAGGGAGGTTGTTCGAGAAATGTCACCCAAGGATCCAGGAAAACGTAGTAGATTGTGGTTTCACGAGGATGTCTTAGATGTGCTTAACAAACATCTG GGATCAGAAGTAATAGAGGGTCTCAACCTAAGTCTACCTGCACTTGAAGTTGAAGATGTACGAATACGATTGAAAACTAAAGCATTTGCGAAGATGAAAAATTTGAGATTGCTCCAAATCGATGGTGTAGATCTCACAGGATGCTATGAACATCTTTCCAAAGAGTTAAGATGGCTTCATTGGCACAAGTGCCCTCTGAAATTTCTACCACCAAATTTCCATCTAGAGAAACTTGTTATCCTCGACATGCAGCATAGTAATATCAAACAAATTTGGAAAGATATCAAA GTATTCAACAAGTTAAAAGTTCTGAATCTCAAAGATTCTAAAAGTCTCACCCAATCGCCAAACTTCTTAGCACTCCCACAGTTGGAGAAGCTAATACTTGAAGGTTGCACGAGTTTGGTTGAGGTACATGAGTCCATTGGAGATTTGGAAAAActtcttttattaaatttacaaaGATGCAAGAAATTGAAGAATCTTCCGGGAAGTATTTCAAACTTATATTCTTTAAAGACTCTTGACTTGTCTGGCTGCATAAAAATTGACAAGTTACCAAAACAGTCGGGAAATATGATTGCTTCAACAGAGCTACTTGCTAATGGAACTACTTTTAGAAAACTACCACGTTTCCTTAGGTTTTTTAATCAATTCAAAATTGTATCATTATCTGGATGTAAAGCACAATCCTCAAGATCATGGATGTCAAGTTTCTTGTCATGGATATCACCAAAATGCAAGAAACCCATGAAGTTGTTACCAATTTCTGGATTATGTTGTTTGACAGAACTGAATCTCGTTGGTTGCAATTTGTTTGAAGATGAGATTCCTATGGCTTTTGGGAGTTTATCTTCACTCTACAATTTGGATctatcaaaaaacaatttttatagCCTACCTCGTTGCATCGGTCACCTTCCTAAATTAGTTCATCTTTCTTTGAATGAGTGTACAAGTCTCCAATCAATTTCCGAACTTCCTGCAAGTTTAGGCTACTTGTATGCAAGTGGGTGCTCATCATTGCAGAGATTCCCAAATGCGCCGACCCAAGAAAGATTATTTACAAATTTTTACATGGAACGTTGTGGCAGTCTAACATATGATTTTAGGGAGATTTTCCag TTCTTTTCCAATTGTGGTGACCGATATCGTTCCATTGTGCTTTGTTGTGGTGAGGTTCCAAATTGGTTCAACCATAAGAGGATTGGATCTAATTCGATATCCTTTCAAATACCTTCACTTCCAAAGGGTCAAATCAAGGGGTTGTTTCTTTGTGTTGTTTGTGCATCGACCTCCATGGAAAAAGAGCTCTACCCCGCGCCCTACATGTCGTTCCCTATTTACATTAACAACCGCCGTTTGGGGATACCCTCCCCTTTGATGCCTGTAACATTTGAGAGCGGTCATTCCTTCGGCGATTGTTCCTTCATAATGTATATACCCAATCCATTTACTGAGGATGAAATGGCAAGTGGAATGGAGATGACGATATCCTGTCGGGATGTTGTGGAAAAAGACTCTGCAGTGGTGAAGAAGTGTGGAATTCATCTAGTCGTTGATGAGACAAAGGCGATAATGGATTCCGAATATTCAATGGATATGATGTCCGCAAACAGAGATCGTGATGATGACAATTATGAGGCCGGATCAAGCAATGATTGA
- the LOC133871693 gene encoding probable xyloglucan galactosyltransferase GT14: MEKPITGKCSHQLWLVIFVLFILCLVLSSFDYSTLMGANNEGTFLLNRPNTLVILENETNFATNQSFKDPAVGTENNIDHCLGRYIYVHDLPSRFNYDFLKNCQSLTRGTNFNMCPYMVNLGIGAEIENSQGVLSDKSWFSTNQFLLEVIFHNKMKKYQCLTSDSSLASAIFVPFYAGLDASQFLWSSNLSVRDSSGQDLVKWLAEKPEWKKMSGRDHFLVAGRISWDFRRQTDEASDWGSKFRFLGESKNMTMLSVESSSWKNDFAIPYPTNFHPSKDSEVFEWQNHVKTQNRSYLFTFAGAPRPDLPDSIRGVAVEQCRASRACKYIDCSSEGSKCDDPVNVMRVFQSSVYCLQPPGDSYTRRSIFDSILAGCIPVFFHPGTAYAQYLWHFPTNGTEYSVYIPVRNVKDWKGNVEKILLGIPKDREMAMREEVIGLIPRIIYADPRSRLEAFEDAFDLAVKGVLERVEGVRRVISEGGDPGVGFAEGDDYKYTFSEWEKFE, from the coding sequence ATGGAGAAACCAATCACCGGAAAATGCTCTCATCAACTCTGGTTAGTCATCTTCGTCCTCTTTATTCTATGCCTCGTATTATCTTCCTTTGATTATTCAACTCTGATGGGTGCCAACAATGAAGGCACTTTTTTATTGAATCGACCAAACACACTTGTTATTTTGGAGAATGAGACCAATTTTGCTACCAATCAATCTTTCAAAGACCCAGCCGTAGGAACAGAGAACAATATAGATCACTGCCTGGGTAGATACATATATGTTCATGATCTGCCTAGCCGATTCAACTATGACTTCCTCAAGAATTGTCAGTCACTTACCAGAGGGACTAACTTCAACATGTGCCCGTACATGGTGAACTTGGGTATCGGCGCTGAAATTGAAAATTCCCAAGGGGTTTTGTCAGACAAGAGTTGGTTTTCCACAAACCAATTCTTGTTGGAAGTCATTTTCCACAACAAGATGAAGAAGTACCAGTGCTTGACCAGTGATTCATCGCTAGCCTCGGCAATTTTTGTGCCATTTTATGCCGGTCTAGATGCCAGTCAATTCCTTTGGAGTTCTAACCTATCGGTGAGAGACTCTTCCGGGCAGGACCTTGTCAAGTGGCTGGCGGAAAAACCCGAGTGGAAGAAAATGTCGGGCAGAGACCATTTCTTGGTCGCCGGGAGGATTTCTTGGGATTTCAGAAGACAAACAGACGAGGCATCCGACTGGGGTAGCAAGTTTAGGTTTCTGGGTGAATCCAAGAACATGACAATGTTGTCTGTTGAATCAAGCTCTTGGAAGAATGATTTTGCAATCCCGTACCCAACAAACTTCCATCCTTCAAAAGACAGTGAAGTGTTCGAGTGGCAAAACCACGTGAAAACCCAAAACCGGAGTTATTTGTTTACTTTTGCTGGCGCACCTCGTCCTGATCTTCCCGATTCTATTCGAGGTGTGGCTGTTGAACAGTGTAGAGCTTCAAGAGCTTGCAAATATATAGATTGTAGCTCTGAAGGGAGCAAGTGTGACGATCCGGTTAATGTTATGAGGGTGTTTCAGAGCTCTGTTTATTGCCTGCAGCCTCCAGGGGATTCCTACACCAGGCGATCAATTTTCGACTCCATTTTGGCTGGTTGTATTCCGGTTTTCTTTCATCCGGGTACTGCTTATGCGCAATATTTATGGCATTTTCCAACGAATGGTACCGAGTATTCTGTGTATATACCGGTGAGGAATGTGAAAGATTGGAAAGGTAACGTGGAGAAGATATTGCTTGGGATTCCGAAGGATAGAGAAATGGCCATGAGAGAAGAGGTTATAGGGCTTATCCCGCGGATAATTTACGCAGATCCCAGGTCGAGATTAGAGGCTTTTGAGGATGCGTTTGATTTAGCGGTGAAGGGTGTTCTTGAGAGAGTAGAAGGAGTTAGGAGGGTAATTAGCGAGGGGGGCGATCCTGGTGTTGGTTTTGCAGAAGGGGATGATTATAAGTACACATTTTCTGAGTGGGAGAAATTTGAATAG